The following proteins are co-located in the Branchiostoma lanceolatum isolate klBraLanc5 chromosome 16, klBraLanc5.hap2, whole genome shotgun sequence genome:
- the LOC136421565 gene encoding tubulin--tyrosine ligase-like protein 12, giving the protein MADPEQAVIVPADHRQMDYSTFLKLHRGQLANSGIPDVYWPSVQEKIRDEVYDAGRCFGMMQVESDTDDEEEGDGDSNNPSPGEHRWCVVVTSENGVDSRDSSSIFLIDHAWTFQYGYARLQLRQVPGLLGRMAALMDISDEASEEEMTERVLDEMWRFTWHYKLDFQGATADDKIAFWYVNDEFGSRVQHSDEPTCRMVPFYYVPTKTSYTLMWLLQDLDCGDEVTRDFADGLSEETERKCRLLAWIPEDFTHISPNEGISVDDQFYWTRLKGCRETLPVPDTTGNPLANREGPYRVYTDIQVIRDNLTDSRFQIVEEESQADIMWTQNHLRDFKTLSEERPDVYINQFPCEGILTVKDCLAYIGQRAVTNQDPEALENGPKWLPTTFNLAWALPKFVSTFQQREERGLDNHWILKPWNLARGLDTQVTDKLHHIVRLSETSPKVACKYLEDPVLYYREDVGQVKMDIRYIVMLQSVKPLKLFAYKVFWLRFANKPFSLDHLDEYEKHFTVMNYTEGGTKLHQVHYNDFIPIFEKQYPHFQWTDVESSIFGAFRELFESAVSREAPYGIGHYPMARSLYAIDLMLKWDKNEQGEKTMQPVLLEVNFCPDCDRACKYHPNFFNDIFSALFLDDLSDRPVAVIS; this is encoded by the exons ATGGCGGACCCCGAGCAGGCCGTAATCGTCCCTGCGGACCATCGTCAGATGGATTATTCGACTTTTCTGAAGCTGCACCGAGGGCAACTGGCTAATTCCGGAATACCCGATGTCTATTGGCCAAGTGTGCAAGAGAAGATCCGAGATGAA GTTTACGATGCGGGGCGATGTTTTGGCATGATGCAAGTTGAGTCAGATACTGATGATGAGGAAGAGGGGGATGGGGACAGTAACAACCCCTCCCCTGGGGAGCACAGGTGGTGTGTCGTCGTCACTAGTGAGAATGGAGTGGACAGCAGGGATTCAAGCAG tatcttcctGATCGACCATGCGTGGACATTCCAGTACGGGTACGCACGACTGCAGCTGAGGCAGGTCCCGGGGCTTCTGGGTAGGATGGCCGCCCTGATGGACATCTCCGATGAGGCGTCTGAAGAAGAGATGACAGAGAGGGTTCTGGACGAGATgtggag gTTTACCTGGCATTACAAGTTGGATTTTCAGGGAGCT ACTGCCGATGACAAGATAGCGTTCTGGTACGTGAACGATGAGTTTGGGTCCAGGGTCCAGCACTCCGATGAGCCGACGTGCAGGATGGTGCCATTTTACTACGTCCCCACCAAAACCTCCTACACTCTCATGTGGCTGCTACAAGACCTGGACTGTGGAG ATGAGGTGACCCGTGATTTTGCTGACGGACTGTCTGAGGAAACAGAGAGAAAATGCCGGCTACTTGCCTGGATTCCAGAGGACTTCACCCACATCTCACCAAATGAAGGAATCTCAGTAGATGACCAATTCTATTGG ACTCGACTAAAAGGATGCAGGGAAACTTTACCAGTACCAGATACCACCGGGAATCCACTAGCCAATAGGGAAGGGCCTTACAGAGTGTAcacagacatccaggtgatcaGAGACAACCTGACTGATTCGCGGTTTCAAATCGTGGAGGAGGAAAGCCAAGCAGATATCATGTGGACACAGAATCATCTCAGGGACTTCAA GACCCTCAGTGAAGAGCGTCCTGATGTCTACATCAACCAGTTTCCCTGTGAGGGTATCCTGACTGTCAAAGACTGCCTGGCTTACATTGGTCAAAGAGCAGTGACCAATCAGGATCCAGAAGCTCTGGAGAATGGTCCAAAATGGCTGCCAACGACCTTTAACCTTGCCTGGGCACTGCCCAAGTTTGTGTCCACTTTTCAACAAAGGGAAGAAAG GGGACTGGACAACCACTGGATCCTGAAGCCGTGGAACCTGGCGCGGGGTCTGGACACTCAAGTCACCGACAAACTACATCACATCGTCAGACTGTCGGAGACTTCACCCAAG GTAGCGTGTAAGTATCTTGAGGACCCAGTCCTGTACTACAGAGAAGACGTCGGTCAAGTCAAGATGGACATTCGCTACATCGTCATGCTTCAGTCAGTCAAACCACTCAAGCTGTTCGCCTACAAGGTGTTCTGGCTTCGGTTCGCCAACAA ACCTTTCTCACTGGACCATCTGGATGAGTATGAAAAACACTTCACAGTGATGAACTACACAGAGGGAGGTACCAAGTTACATCAG GTTCACTATAATGACTTCATTCCCATCTTTGAGAAACAGTATCCACACTTCCAATGGACAGATGTTGAG TCGTCCATTTTTGGTGCCTTCAGAGAGCTGTTTGAGTCAGCAGTGAGCCGAGAGGCGCCTTACGGGATCGGACACTACCCCATGGCACGGTCTCTCTACGCCATCGATCTCATGCTGAAATGGGACAAAAATGAACAAG GAGAGAAGACCATGCAGCCTGTGTTACTGGAAGTCAACTTCTGCCCAGACTGTGATCGGGCCTGCAAGTACCACCCCAACTTCTTCAACGATATCTTCTCCGCTCTCTTCCTGGACGACTTATCCGACAGACCTGTGGCAGTCATCTCTTAA